The following coding sequences lie in one Babylonia areolata isolate BAREFJ2019XMU chromosome 7, ASM4173473v1, whole genome shotgun sequence genomic window:
- the LOC143284165 gene encoding uncharacterized protein LOC143284165 produces MLSSCETDTLEQRTSHFNQQELEADYVGCQSQPPSVMLASCETDTLEQRTSHFNQQELEADYVGFQSQPPSAMLSSCETDTLEQRTSHSIQYELEADSFCSITHEFLISEKLRSIHPVILLNGKSCTLEQRNGSRVTGPPKDESDSSHAFLQELEYLETLSLPQMIELLEARNTENVHHAPKASASKSTSKENLDQWLTKQFSEMELSAESSQELTDQMVKMKI; encoded by the exons ATGTTATCAAGCTGTGAGACTGACACACTGGAACAGAGAACCAGTCATTTCAATCAACAGGAACTTGAAGCTGATTATGTTGGCTGTCAGTCACAGCCCCCTTCTGTGATGTTAGCAAGCTGTGAGACCGACACACTGGAACAGAGAACCAGTCATTTCAATCAACAGGAACTTGAAGCTGATTATGTTGGCTTTCAATCACAGCCCCCTTCTGCGATGTTATCAAGCTGTGAGACCGACACACTGGAACAGAGAACCAGTCATTCCATCCAATATGAACTTGAAGCTGATTCTTTTTGCTCTATAACACACGAATTTTTGATCTCCGAAAAGTTGAGAAGTATTCATCCTGTGATATTGCTGAATGGTAAGAGTTGCACCCTGGAGCAGAGAAACGGCTCAAGGGTTACTGGTCCTCCGAAGGATGAGAGTGATAGCAGTCATGCCTTCCTGCAGGAACTTGAGTATTTGGAGACACTGAGCTTGCCTCAGATGATAGAACTTCTTGAGGCCAGAAACACAGAAAACGTGCATCATGCTCCGAAAG CATCAGCGAGTAAATCAACAAGTAAGGAGAACCTGGACCAGTGGCTAACAAAGCAGTTTTCAGAGATGGAGCTGTCAGCGGAAAGCTCTCAAGAACTAACAGATCAGATGGTGAAGATGAAGATCTGA